DNA sequence from the Macrobrachium nipponense isolate FS-2020 chromosome 3, ASM1510439v2, whole genome shotgun sequence genome:
CCCCAGCTGGCCTTAGGCCTAACCTCTATATATTCTGTTCTATGTTCTCTTTTCATGTTATCAAAACTAACCTAACACTAATACTTACGTTCGTAAAATATTCATGGATGATGCAtcgcaaagataaactacctcGCCACCGTTTGGAGAGATTAATGGCTCCTTTTGTTATCCTTTCAGCGAATCCCTGCCCTCAGGAATGCGTCAGCCTGCAGGACTGTCCGGAACTGGCCAAGCTCCTGCGAGACCCTACGTTAGCCAGCATCAAAACGCTGCAGGAGGCGACTTGCTTCATCGACGGTACCgttcccaaggtatagtgaacactaagttgccagacgcacgatcatgactaagtttaaccttaaatagaataaaaactactgaggatagacggctgcaatttggtatgtttgatgattggagggtggatgatcaacataccaatctgcagccctctggccgcagtagtttttaagattcgagggcggacagaaaacagcGCGGACGGACACACACAGTCATcaagatagttttcttttacagaaaactgaagaaagttATAACctgtctcaatagttttcttttacagaaaactgaagaaagttATAACctgtctcaatagttttcttttacagaaaactgaagaaaaaaaaagttagaaccTGTTTAGATTTTTGCATTGTAGCCTACTTGGAGAAAGAAATGTAGAGATACGAAGTAGAAAATTGACGAATGTGTGCATTTGGACGATCCACTGGGAAGTAGGGGAAGCAGATAAAAAAATTGTATAGTGAAATACACAAACACCCGcgcatatacgcacacacacagcacgcaaatacattatatatatatatatatatatatatatatatatatatatatatatatatatatatatatatatatatatatatatataggtagtgtcTTGTCAGAGTACATCCGGTAGACTTAGCAAAATATATACTTAAAGAATTCACTGACATCTTGTGGAAAGTATTTTATCATTCAACATTCTACCTCCCTTTTTTGTAATGTCATCAGGTATGCTGCCCGCAACCCAAGGCATTGAAGGCATCCTTGCTGCCCAGAAACTGCGGGCAAGGCCCTAGCATTCGCAGGATCGTAGGAGGCATAAGTACGAGTCCTGGGGACTACCCGTGGATGGCCGTCTTCGGATATAAAGGTGAGAGAGACCTCGACGTGGAATCATTTTTCGAATGGTTGGTTGGTTCAACTGTCCTTTAATAATACCtccaggttttatatatatatatatatatatatatatatatatataatatatatatatatctatatatatatatatatatatagatatatagatatatatatgactggtaaaatgttacAACATAATACCAGATGATAGAGTCAACCTTGAATAAACAAAGACAGGTGATGagcatctcaaagggcgcctaggattcagatatcatagatcaAATcttcttcaaccaacgcttaagaagattaaagagaaattatcagtgggggtgacttagtaaaacggcttacctgtggatggatctctggtaaaaaaataaaaatactgccttttctgtgaCCTGTGGATGGTATacataccgccttttctgtagcTTTTCTCACTCATTACTTacctgagagagacagcagcagtgtacttatatgtatatatatataatatatatatatatatatatatatatatatatatataatatatatatatatatatatatatatatacaatctctaGCAGCGTCCAATTCAGCTTTCAAACGAAGATGTATAGCTCTGAACAATCTGTATCATAACTGTCTTGTCTCCTTCACTTTCTATCGAATTTGAAGCCCATTAGAAGTCATTTTCTCAATTAACAGACTATATTTTTAAGTATAAAGCTTACAGCATGCACACAAActaattctcgtcttttcaacCTCTCTTTTTCTTGGAAACAGAGATCGGCTTCGACGGCATCAAGTACCTCTGCGGCGGATCTGTGATCAACGAACGATACGTCCTCACCGCAGCTCACTGTGTCACTCCGGAGCTTTTGGCTGTGAAATCATTGTAAGTATTCTTTCACGTGCGCGTgttagcacaaacacacacacacatacacacacacacacatacacacacacacacacacttgtgccCCCTTGAACATCAAACAGGGACTTCGCCTTCCAAAAATCATACGTTACTTCTCCAGAATTGTATCGGTTTTCCTCATCCTCCTTCTAACCCTTCAGAATTATACACATCATCACTAACCTATCGTCCATCTGAAATCACTCTGACTCATCCTTTCAACTTTGTACAGAATTTGTAATTCAGCAGATGCTGTAACAGCCTTTATTTTGAAATCACATTTTCACTCGTCAGTATCACgggaatttttttcttagtaTGATAACTTCTTGGGGCCATTATTttcctaataattattatttcttacgTCGGGAATTCCCCGCGGAAGCAGAACCCTACATCAGTGTACACTTAAACATATATGATTTTTGGAATGACGAGATTCATCAAATTCACTATTACCCCACTTAACAGGGAAGTGATTCAACTGGGCGACTGGGACCTCAAGCAGCCTGGCAGAGACTGCCAGGGGACCTTCTCGGGTGAGAGCTGCGCAGATCCAGCCGTCAACGTCACCTACGAGAAAATCATAATGCACCCCAATTACAACAAGAGAGGCTATCAGTCAGACGACATCGCCCTCGTCAGATTGTCCAGGAAGATTGACATCTCGGGTGAGGTCATTTGCCACCATTtcagctggtatagtggttagtggtTCAATCAGGGAAAAAGTATGTACAGCAAGGAGAGTATTTCGATGCATTTCTTAAGGACTCCACATTAAGAAGCTCGCTATCAATATCAAATGCTGTTTTCTTACTTAGAAATTGAAGTCGCCGGTCTGTATCTACCCCAGGCGATGAAATAGCAATggatctgtatcatgatcagttacttctGCAGTGTTAGgagggtctttagcggtgggaggttgtaaccaaaattctttggaagtttgaatttcaagtcatgtgaataggtttcgtctactgaaatacttataataataataataatgagcaaaaATCAAAGGAGAGAAGGAAGGACTTTGTCATATGGTTGGGTTACCTCAAGTTCACGAAGGTTGTCTCTTGATATTTGGATTCATTTGCTCTTTTAATCAAATGTTCCAGTAGGAAAGAATAACGTTTTTGGCTTCGTAATTTGCTGCACAGTTTGATCTGCCTAATTTCTTGTATGTGAATTTTGAAGACGCTGCCAGATTTGACTTGGAAACTAGGCGAGAGCCCTCAATAATCtagctttttttcatttgtacacACATATTATTTAAAATCATAAATTGTTCATAGAAGTATTCAACGACATTCTTCGCTATAGTCTGAGGATATTTTAGTTTACAAATTtaaccgcgaggttttcctcctgttaggcctttcaaaccttactactctcaatttcagtttcagcactgaatgacctcataggtcctagcaaTTGACCATtagcctaaatcctatattccacTCCATTCCCACAGGTGTCTACATCCACCCGGTGTGCCTGCCCCACCAGGGCCTCTCGGCCCGCAGTGCCATGTCCAGGCCCGACCTCCGCAGACCAGAGGCCATCGTGACGGGATGGGGAATCACAGAGACTGGCATCGGCAGCGACCGTCTCCTGAGGGTCACTGTTCCTTACATCGAGAAGAGCGATTGCAATTCGACTTACAGAGGAAACATTTTAGGCGAACAGGTGAGTTCCCCCTCAGTCACGCAGTGAGGATGATTTCCTGCTCCTTGTAGTAGATTAATCCAAggtcctttcttctttcttcgcACCTTGCTATAATCCTTCTTGGCCCTTGCAAAGTCCTGTTAGCAATTTACAATCGACGAAAGAACCTGTCTATAAAAGCAGGTAATCCACAATCaaaattacttgaatatttgTTCCTTGATAGCTCCAGTGTCTTGAGAAGttccaaaatgaaagtaaaacaatCTCCCAGTATCTGCCTTTAACGACTCTGAGGATCAATAATTCAAACACTTCTGAGACGTTTCTGTTTCTTATTTTGTAATGTCTCCGAGACTCTAGGTATACTGTACTGCACAGTATTTCCATCTAAAAATGTAAAACCTCTTTATTTAAGTTCCTTTCCTTCTTTCGCTcactcattctttctctcttgtaATTAAATTTGTCATCCAATGCGTGTCTGTGACTTGGACGAGGAACTAAaagttatcttctctctctctctctctctctctctctctctctcagccatctAGTGTGAATCTCCATCATGAGACTAAATGTTTGATGTGTCCATATTCTATATTCGTGTTCCTCATTCCAGATCTGCATGGGAGGAGAGATCGGAAAAGACTCCTGCGCTGGAGACTCAGGTGGGCCCCTGGTTCTAGGAGGACCCAGAGGGCCCCCTTACCTGCAGATTGGTGTCGTCTCTTACGGTCCCACCGACTGTGGCCAGAAGAGAATACCAGGAATTTACACCGACGTCACTTTCTACAGAGACTGGATAGAAGCAACGCTACAGCCTTGAGTGACTCTCTTCTGATCATTATCTCCAAGAATGGGAAGCTTGAGtttgagtgctctctctctctctctctctctctctctctctctctctctctctctctctctctccatcgctctcaatcctcctcctcctcctcgggacTAGATGGGAGGAAAATAATTGTTATCCTGAAGGTCTCCCTCCTTCCAGGTCGAACCTGGTATTTTGATTTTAGTTAAGTAAACGAACTGTGTACTAGTACAGTCGCGTCAGTGTTGCCaaaggtttttatatttattgagtaaattatatctttgaattgtatgttttttttgttattcagtcCCTGACATTCGCTTTCGCCAGCTGCTTTACTTTTGTTCTCTCTTGTTACCCTGTCGCTGGTATACCAGACCAGCATGACTAAAATATTTTGGTTGGTCTGATAGGAGAAAAATTAACAAAGATCGAAAGATGTGTGCAAAGTCAGCACTGATAATTTCAATGGAATAGACAATGTTCATAAAACTGACAAAACAAACATTTGATGGAATCCAATTCTGTCTTAATCCTTATTCAAACAGTTTCAGCATTATACAAATTACATTGATAGAAAATATTAGACAAAATCACATAAGGAAGCAGTCATAATGTTTTTGGCAATTTTGCTATTAACGtcacaaattagaaaaaatattcgGCAACCCTGCTTCCGGCCCCCTTGGAAGCTTCTAGCGCCCCCCAGTTTAAGAATCACTGGACTAGACCAAGGTCCTAGACAGACAGGACACAAGAGTGATGGGTAGCGCCTacgtggcatggttggtatggtgctggcgtcccacctcggtgctcgcgagttcgattcttggccattccattgaggagcgagagatgtctatttctggtgatagaacttcactctcgacgtggttcggaagtcacgtaaagcccttggtcccgttgctgaatagccactggttccatgcaacgtaaaaacaccatacaaacaaacaaacaagagtgATGGGGCACAGTCAGATTGGATTCAGGAAAACAAGAATCATAAGAGACCAGCTGGTAGAGCTTTtctaatactatatattgtaAGGAAATTTACTTACTTTAAATACTTAATTAAGCACGTAGTAGTTTTATACATGCTACTTGAAGATTAGTAATCTGAAAAGATAGTTTTTAAGGATATAAATTCCTCGTGAAtgctgaaaataaatatttttgcaccAGATAAAAGTGATCAGGTCAGCGCCTCGGGGCTCAGTCCAGAGTGTTACTCTGTTCAATAGTGCTGAACCAGTAAGAATTGCTAAATTAATTGATGATAAAACCCCTTTTGTTAACGCTGACACATCAGAACGTCATATAGAAACTGGGAGGTTATATGAATGGACGCTTACTTTAGAGTTAGATTAAGCATATCCACATCTGTTCTGAATGACGAATTCTGTGTTATTCATGAGGTACTAGAATAGATAGGAGGCAACTGCATATTCGGAAAGGAAATAAGTAATATTTGCAGACTCACTGACTTCTCTTAACTtgataaaaacaagattcaaaGCACTGTTTtacaaaataacacacacacatacgggtACTATTGctattattagtaaaaaaaaaaaactacattttctgTTATACATGTAATGTGCTCCGTCAATGCAcgtcatgtggtgcactgtaggtattacttaaggttctttgcagcgtgccctcggccactagctgcaaccactttcgttccttttactgtactccttttatattattccctttcttccaacttactttctaGCCTCTCCtagcacttgattcatagtgcaatgacgaggttttactcctgttatacctttcaagcctcttactgtcaatctccgtttcagcactgaatgacctcctaggtcccagtgcttggcctttggtttaaattctttattaaattcaattcaatacaTGTAATGTAATGGACGAGATCCCACACGTACCTACTTATAAAAATACGATGTGCAAAGAAACATTGCTCAAGTATGTAAATTGACATTTGAATTAAATTATACTTCGAGTAATCTACcgggaaattatgaaaaaaaatagaccAAGAAAAGGATCTCTTTTTAATTCCATATACTTTTTGCGACGCCTGACTCGAAGTAATCACTGGAAGTTCCTTTAAAACGCAGCGCCAAATCTCTCATGAAACTGGAAATCCATTTTACTAggataaacaatattattataagCTGGAGCACGAATATTGCTTGAGCTAATATACATAACGAGCTGATATATCTCGTTTATGAGCTACAATTCcccttgtacagtaagttccagaagtgaagcgacaaatttcagaggatttcgttcgaaattcactaactggcaactacaactcgtagctgaaaaacttattttttttctacagtgaaggctctatcaagcaaaataaagcaaacatatgatgcacaaatatcaaatctacgatatttataacaatcataagaaaaaattatggtaatagtaatcattttaaagtatagtaattacttcaaaccaTAGAAACAAAACAATTTGATATTCTCGTTCAATAcaagattaccaacattaccaatgtatatttcgagcaatgtgaaaacaaatatttaatatcatagtgtattatcaattattttagcgaagatgcataaaaccatgcaagtatcaatagaatataaagggaaaatctctgcgacatcaaacataatcaaccatgaatgcacctacattcaatagagaagttgggcgtggttggtagttctgattctagcttctaggaccgagcataaaacatcATCTTTGAGAAAGGCtttaactgctgctgctaccttcaggtggcTAGGCTTAGTTctgggcattgcaaggcttacaatgcagggccactgtctgttatttagacaaagatagaaccttcaggaccgacacctggaactgtccttgcacctgggaaacagactcgctatataaaaaaaaataagaaagacggtcacaagcaaccagaacacccgtaaaatcaccacctggctaagtagggagacgactgaccccaaccacccctcccctctctacctcataaatgatttctgtgatggcgtgattcggaaagtgcatagttaggcgggtcaatgttcacgagttcatgggcccttgttcaaagtgcctttggggaactggctgtgaccagtaacaaggggcgttaactaagtgtgcattcatatgtgcgtgtgtgcctcttcctttgataatggcgtctttagccaaatctatgggaagacttgcacagagatccgagggaggaaggcagagaccaaagagtttttttttatctgtgagtGATATTCCTGGTTGGCAATGGGTAAgtgtacctttactttagccaaaggggatgGCTTGTTACATATTATacgaatgtttaatctttaactttgtctttaaacttatgtgtgctgacgagtgtgtttctcctgtctttgtaacagacgattctggcgagggaactgagtgttctggcaaggggggacagAGGGTAccgtatgggagaatagacaattggtgtgacaaattactgttttagacattttaacgttggggggttaactgagttaagttagtctgtgagacttggattattatctttccattgttgaataaacatttattttttatataactttgactctcattttgattacctgtcagaatggagagagagagagagagagagaggggttaccgagagagtcgagagagagagaggggttgccgagagagtcgagagagagagaggggttgccgAGAGTGTCAAgaggttgcttagagagagagagagagagagagagagagagagagagagagatgagattgtgtgtgtatcagtttgcctactgCTTGGGGTTCcacatttaccaaataaaaacaagattaatATCTGCgtttaacacacacatatatatatatatatataaatataaatatatatatatatagatatatatatatatatatattatacatatataatatatatatattcatacatatatatatctatatatacatatatattatatacataatatatatatactttattttttatataacgttgactctcattttgattacctgtcagaatggagagagagagagagagagagattagccgagagagtcgagagagagagttgccgagAAGAGTCAAgaggttgcttagagagagagagagagagagagagagatgagattgtgtg
Encoded proteins:
- the LOC135221631 gene encoding phenoloxidase-activating factor 1-like, whose translation is MTHSCVSWKILCAVGLVLLIEGVTSQSNPCPQECVSLQDCPELAKLLRDPTLASIKTLQEATCFIDGTVPKVCCPQPKALKASLLPRNCGQGPSIRRIVGGISTSPGDYPWMAVFGYKEIGFDGIKYLCGGSVINERYVLTAAHCVTPELLAVKSLEVIQLGDWDLKQPGRDCQGTFSGESCADPAVNVTYEKIIMHPNYNKRGYQSDDIALVRLSRKIDISGVYIHPVCLPHQGLSARSAMSRPDLRRPEAIVTGWGITETGIGSDRLLRVTVPYIEKSDCNSTYRGNILGEQICMGGEIGKDSCAGDSGGPLVLGGPRGPPYLQIGVVSYGPTDCGQKRIPGIYTDVTFYRDWIEATLQP